The following is a genomic window from Dioscorea cayenensis subsp. rotundata cultivar TDr96_F1 chromosome 10, TDr96_F1_v2_PseudoChromosome.rev07_lg8_w22 25.fasta, whole genome shotgun sequence.
GAGTTGCTAAATTCTATGATCAGGAGGAGTGTGTTGAAGATGCTGATCAAAGTTTCTCTACAGGATGATGTACAGGTTTGGTCAATGACTCCAGGTAGCCTGTCATTGTTGCTGTGTGAATTTCAGGACTTCGTGCAAATTGGAATTGAAAGCAAGTGAACCAGTTGTGGTTGTTTTGTAATGCATCAGAGATGCTTTTTAAGTATTTAGTACTGTGTTTGTTTGTAATGTGTGTATTAATTGAATGTTGTAGGTGCTTACTACTGTACCTCCGTGAAGGTTGGTTTGGAAAATGTTTGTTTAAATGtctgaatggtttggttgaataaGTGATATCAAATTCTGAGTGTTTTCAGATTGTCTCTTCTTCCCTGCTATCATCTAATTCATTTGCTTCTTCACATACAAAAGTTGAGTGCTAAATTCAGTAGAGAATTTAGTGAGTTTGATCATAGCTTGGGAGCATATAATTTACTTTCTCTCATACCAACAGATTCTGTAGATTTGACTAATGCACGCCAAATACATTGCCTCATTGAGTTTGCTTTTAACGGTTTGAATGCTTCATCATGAAGAACAGCATCCATATCAAGTAAGTTGATCTTAAGGATTTGATAATTCTTGCTCACTAGTGGCCTCAAAGAAGAGTCAGGAAACATGTAGCTATTTTTTTGATGCAGGGATTGCATGACAGAGATCAGTATTCAGTTCCTTTGCTTTATTAGCTAGAGAGGACGTCTGCTTTCCAATAGCTGCACATTATAGAGTTGAACTGTTAAGTACCTTCTCACCACCATCACGAATAGAAGAACTTGGAGATAACTGAGCAAGATGTTCATCCACATTATAAACATCAATTGAAGTAGCATCAACTCCTGCCTTATGTGCAGACACTGATGGTTGGGTTTCAAAGATGGTTTGCTGATGCTCAACTTATTTAACACATGCTCCATTGAAGGCCTGATTTCAAGATCACTGTTCAAACATTCAAATACTACTTTGATTACTTATATGATTGAATCTTCAACATATCCTTCACCAGCATGCTTTGCTCGGTTGATGACAGTAATGAAGACAAGAGTTCCATTAGATGATTTCTCACCATCACTTCTAGTGCCATCACTCCAAAACTATAGACATCACACTTCTCTGTCACTCTCATTGTAAATGCAAGCTATGGAGCAACATAACAATGAGTTCCGGTAAGAGAAGTCCAATTAGAGGAATCAGGTTTCAGGAGTCTATCAGCACCAAAATCTAAGACACAAGCCTTGAAATCAAAATCCAAGAGTATGTTCTTGCTGGATATGTCTCTGTGAAATATGGATGGAATACAGTCATGGTGCATGTAAGATAGAGCATGAGCCACATCTTTGATAACTCTCACTCTTCTCATCCAATCCAACTCCATTGCTCCTTTGAAATAACTAAGTGCAACCTTGAGATGGAATGACTTTGGTGCATAGTTGATGTAAAGgctactttttttattatatacatatatatatatatatatatatatatatatatatattgtaaactACTTTGTTTGCTTCCAAGTAGTTCAAGTTTCACTTTAACATGTCTTTTTTTATCCCAAATCATCGttgcatttttttatcttatatttggATTAGAATGGGCCTTTTATCATTTCATGTTAATAACCCAGATTCACCTCATTTCATCATTGGAATAGACTATATAAAGCCAATGCTAAAATCAGatcaaacaaactaaaaataaacagCTTTAATGGCATAATAGTATTTCATGATAACAACTTAAAAAGTAAGCACTTTGCTTCCTTCCATTTTACAGCTAAAGaaagttccatttttttttgtgtgagaCATTCCTGCATATACCACTGATCACAGCTACAAATGTTAAAAGACTAGGTTCAACCTGGTTCCTCACCATCAATGCAATTAGATCTAGTCCAAAGCGAACATTCCCTTTCTTATGGAACTGGTTTATGTGCATTATGTAAAAGACTGTGCCTGGCACAAAACCATCCTCAAGCATCATATGTAGATATTTGACAACCATTCTAAACATGTTAGTCTTTACCAGTCTACTAATAAGAGCACAATAAGTATAGGAACTTGGTCGAATATCACAATGGACCATCTCATCAAACAGATATCGAGAGTCAACAACCTTTCCCATCTTTGAATAACTGTTAACGAGTGTGGTGTAGGTCCAAACACCTAGCATGATGCTTGCTTGTAGCATTCTATCAAAGGTGAGCTTAGCTTCTACCactgcctttttttttatagcctatctttcaCCTTCTCAACTATCCACCATCCATTAATTTGCACATTTTTTTACGTGAGTATGCATGCacatgccatatatatatatatatatagaaatcatTGCCTTTCTTCACGCTAATAACTCATAAGCAATGGCTATCTGCATCCCTTTGCTTTCATACATATCATTCTCACTCATCACACTTGATCATTctgatatatcatttattttatatattaattaattttattattatttttttatagatgacAGAAGATGACATTGTGTAGAATTTTGTCACAGATATAGGCCACAAAATAAGGCTTCAAAAGCAAGGAAAATGCTCAAACTGTTATTCTTAGGTCCATAGCATACATGACTTTGAATCCACTTAATCACTATTTGGAATATTGGGTACCTGTTCATGTTTAAGAAATATAAGTCCTCATAGGGATCTCCTATGATTTGTCGCTAGGAGGTCCTTCCATTTTAATATCTGAGAAATATAAGTCCTCATAGGGACCTCCTaaggacaaattatattagatagATGGGCTTACAATttccaaatatttaaatagaagtaTCTCCTagggacaaatcatattagagggacAAAGGGGCATATTGActatattagaaggactaaatcAGGTATtctactatttaaaatattataactaAATGTACTCTATTTAGTTAgattttattactaatattttGTTATGAGATATTATtgactatttttattaataaaaatttacacatttttatttatttgaaaaccaATGGAATATTATTgcttatgttttgatttaataactatctcatttatatttttattactcattttacttttgatttaagTTTTCTATAATAATATTAGAATTTGATGCCGAAGAATAAGTGTGTAAGTGATAACTCCGATGcattgaaaaaataaactatGAGACATTTGATTCCTTGCACACCCAAAAAACTATATAGCTAATTTAATTCTAGTAGTAAATGAATGAAGTGTaagccaatttttttaaaaaaattcttttactctattaaaaattatttctattattttaattttattactttaaaaaaaactagttcttggttttgtttttattctcttattTTTAGTAACATCACCACACAGTGACATGGGTTGGTTGGTTAGAGTGCTAACTCTTGAATCGATGGGTTGGTTGTTTTTAGTAATATCACCACATGCTAGCCTTTTTTTTCtgctttgtttttctatttttgtgtgCGTGTAGTAGTTTATTTCAGAATGGTCATTTCTGCGTATTTTTGCAAAATACATAGCCAGAAGTATTCTGGAACATGTGCATAGTTGTGTGGAAGGTTGTATGGCATTTCGAGGAGCCACACAGGATTCCAGAACATGTATATAGCTGTGTGGAAGGTTGTATGGCATTTTGAGGAGCCACacaggcatccacacacccgtaGGTCTCGTTGTGCCTTTTCTGGTTTTGTCGGTATTGTAGAAgagattactgtagcaaaatcactatgATAGTAGTACTATAGCAATTGGCAAAAAGCTACATGAGGTGTCACACGGCtatgtggatattccacacagccgtgtggatatttcacacggccgtgtggatatTCCAAGTCTTTAAGGCAAGGTCATGATGgtcttttcctctttttcctttccttttaacTATACACTTCCACTCCATCATCATTCTCCATGAATGAGACTTTCTCCCTAACCTTCTCCACCTCCTCAAATTTTGCATTGAAGAACCATCCTCCATTTTCCTCCCTTTTTCTTGTTGAAACTATTAAGGTAtggttcttcttctctcctccaTTTATTCATCTTTGTAGAGTATGCATAGGTTTTTGTTAGATAATGATTATGAGCTTTATTTCTTGTGAAATCTTCTTATTGATGTGTAGAATTCTATTAAagcttgattctttttttttttgttctctaaATTGTAGAAATCTTGAGTAACCCTCACGCTTTGAAGTCGTAAGGGTATTGTAGTTGTAGTACCAATGAACTCATTTCTTTCCATTACTTTCTTAACTCTTAATGGAGATCCCTCCAAGGGAACTCCTAGAGATCATCTAAGCTCTAGATTGAGCCTTACCTAAGCCTCCAGGGTCTTGCATTTCATTTATAGTGTTAGGGCATTCATgcatttaattctattttttatctttctttatttGAGTTCTTTGCATTGTATTGGTGTGGTCTTAGCCAGTGAAGCTTTGGCTAAAGGCAAGGGGTTAGCGGAGGAGTAGCCCTATTGTGAACCCCGACTTCTTAAATTTGTGAGTGAGATTATATATTGATGCATAGCTTCATTAGTATCCAAATGAATTTCATTTCCCATATTATTACGATTATGTTTTTGTACTATATCTATTTGTTTCCAAATGATATTTGTGAAGTTTTTCAATGATTATCATCATATTGATGATTGAGTTTTCACATGATGGattacatgtgtaaatatatgcATACACCTATGATaattgcttgtgtgataagaatgcgaagtattctccatatgatgagcattacttttatcaggttttagcactaatatgtgttcatttatgttacttttatgcgtatagggttgtgaagtcgaatgttaaagaaagaagccaatgtaggtcgtgaacgcactatttggaagaaatcttgagaaggttcaaacgcgaagtcataagttaggttcaagatgcaagaatgtgtgccaacctccttgtattcaagttagcacaatgatttggaggggcacaaaggcagtcacattcgagtatcccgacttgtgcattgatagcaagatcttcaccaatgaaatcgtttattgaagaagcaaggctatctacgacgtaaacgtgtgcccatttacgttacctcgacgaaaacatggattcgggagtgtttcgggccgttactgtagcaggttttgttcacaaccggccaaaaaagtgaagttcagagaatccaaacgggcgtgtggacattatccatgcccgtgtggaatttccacaggcccgtatagagaatccacaggggcatgtggatgcctgattccagccctatttaaggccgattttagccTTGATTTGAGaatccttttctccatcttttccctaacttgagagaggactgcggctagggttttgagaggtattggcaagggtttggagagattctatgaCTTCAacatcacgctccatttggaagaaggttattgggagagctttcgtcggcaccgatccggcgaggtgtatcctaggccggacaaagggacctttggaagagttgagacttctccacaagactatcatcacgactatcgagggggttttctatggattacttgtttttacattctatttcattgttgattgtaactagctccatggagagctaaaccccctagtgggtacttagatttgtgaaccctaagatgtatttatttcatgaaaccttttattatactctcattaattgatgcttttattgagttccaatcttgaatgtttgattgaatgaatactcccttagagtgacactaaggttgagagttcttattgctaacccttgtgagtgaatgacactccatgagagttagacaaagatagattagagagggttgagagggtgagtcgagaggtagtggagcgtcccctttccccttcggtgtgatttatcttacctccatttcctcgagttctttgcagtcatagtagagtgaatgggctaagggatgaccttccactggggcttagttgtagaggcaacagagtgaagcactaaagtgattttaacacctagggcttaattgtgactagggaccttccaccttgaccaaagggttaggtctacatctaggaagaggatttatcaattggaatccctagaactcattgcgattttgtacgagtgcgaggtgttgagattggtcaatttctcctccgggacatgtatagagtcaggcatggttgaccttagatttgggatgatgtattgaaggatctccactacttattaatacattagttaggaagcataatagagggttttgcacttgaaactatcgtcctaggcggaacaatatttGAGTACCcctttatatcgattgccttacctccaaTTTACTTgtgtttctctttcttgtctctttaattcttgtttacattacatcttgttaacaaaaccattattcatctttcacttggt
Proteins encoded in this region:
- the LOC120270326 gene encoding putative proline-rich receptor-like protein kinase PERK11, whose product is MELDWMRRVRVIKDVAHALSYMHHDCIPSIFHRDISSKNILLDFDFKACVLDFGADRLLKPDSSNWTSLTGTHCYFWSDGTRSDGEKSSNGTLVFITVINRAKHAGEGYQTIFETQPSVSAHKAGVDATSIDVYNVDEHLAQLSPSSSIRDGGEKTSSLANKAKELNTDLCHAIPASKK